The proteins below come from a single Ferviditalea candida genomic window:
- a CDS encoding GntR family transcriptional regulator, translating to MKNHLFSGDSGFNTQNNKESPFPQIEIKSATEVVYRELLKAILNGKFERGSLLRQGELAESFGVSRTPLREALMRLASMGLVHIESNRGFRVASLDFGNMQHAWRSRIFIESGAARLAAKNADDRSLEKMRLSVQRQYEVTHDLQESLIVNRDFHLALVAASGNPYLVKFAEMLWSFDLAAPIFGPQASGPKELTSWADEHLEILNAVISGNEQLSEELTRKHISNYPPQASVQKSIK from the coding sequence GTGAAAAATCATCTGTTTTCAGGGGATTCGGGATTCAATACACAAAATAACAAAGAGTCCCCGTTTCCGCAAATCGAGATCAAAAGCGCAACGGAAGTGGTATACAGAGAACTCTTAAAGGCTATTCTTAATGGAAAGTTCGAACGAGGCAGCCTTTTGCGGCAGGGTGAATTGGCTGAAAGTTTCGGTGTTTCGCGAACTCCTTTGCGTGAAGCGCTGATGAGACTTGCTTCCATGGGATTGGTGCATATCGAATCCAACCGCGGATTTCGCGTGGCAAGCTTGGATTTCGGCAACATGCAGCATGCATGGAGGTCGCGCATTTTTATCGAGTCAGGCGCAGCCCGCCTTGCGGCGAAAAACGCCGATGACCGCTCGCTCGAGAAGATGCGTCTCTCCGTACAGCGCCAATATGAAGTGACGCATGACCTGCAGGAAAGCTTGATCGTCAATCGGGATTTTCATTTGGCGTTGGTAGCCGCATCCGGAAATCCATATCTCGTCAAGTTTGCCGAGATGCTTTGGAGCTTTGATCTTGCAGCGCCGATATTCGGTCCACAGGCGTCGGGCCCCAAGGAACTGACTTCTTGGGCGGATGAGCATCTGGAAATCCTGAATGCCGTCATTTCCGGAAATGAGCAATTGTCTGAAGAACTGACACGCAAGCACATTTCCAATTATCCGCCTCAAGCCAGCGTTCAAAAATCGATAAAATAA
- a CDS encoding acetoacetate decarboxylase family protein, which translates to MLKGYSVPRSPEGRAALVPSPPWHYAGDFLVIEYWTDADAVAAVLPPGLAPYREDPGRCAALFVDWQSCSSDQSELMDPVRSQYKEFFIVVNALYKGEPVTYCPYIWVDRDFALARGWIQGFPKKLGSIHITRSFNVPSAASPKIEKGGRFAGTLAANDRRLAVGSVTLEKPSAVGPTHNDPPIMNVRYFPRLSSGQHDNPAVNELVRARSRDRAVSEIWEGTAELELMSAPNEEHTALSPVRMGKGFRLSFAYTVDDLETC; encoded by the coding sequence ATGCTGAAAGGATATTCTGTTCCCAGATCGCCCGAGGGCAGGGCCGCTTTGGTGCCTTCGCCTCCATGGCATTATGCCGGAGATTTTCTCGTCATCGAATACTGGACCGATGCCGATGCGGTGGCGGCCGTTTTGCCGCCGGGCTTGGCCCCCTATCGGGAAGACCCCGGCCGGTGTGCGGCGCTCTTCGTTGATTGGCAGTCCTGCAGCTCCGATCAATCGGAGCTGATGGATCCGGTAAGATCGCAATATAAAGAATTTTTCATTGTTGTGAATGCGCTCTATAAGGGTGAGCCGGTAACGTATTGTCCATATATTTGGGTTGATCGGGATTTCGCGCTTGCGCGCGGATGGATTCAGGGATTTCCCAAAAAGCTGGGCTCCATTCACATCACCAGATCATTCAATGTTCCGTCCGCAGCATCGCCGAAAATTGAAAAAGGCGGTCGCTTTGCGGGCACGTTGGCTGCCAATGACCGGCGTCTGGCCGTCGGAAGCGTGACCTTGGAAAAGCCGAGCGCAGTCGGACCGACGCATAATGATCCGCCGATCATGAACGTGCGGTATTTTCCCAGACTGTCGAGCGGCCAGCACGACAATCCGGCTGTCAATGAATTGGTTCGCGCCCGCAGCCGGGACCGGGCCGTCAGCGAGATATGGGAAGGAACGGCCGAGCTGGAGCTCATGTCCGCGCCGAATGAGGAACATACGGCGTTGTCTCCGGTAAGGATGGGGAAAGGATTTCGTCTTTCATTTGCTTACACCGTTGACGATTTGGAAACATGTTGA
- a CDS encoding class II glutamine amidotransferase, with the protein MCRLIAFASREPVNFHDLIGDSFQDFVELSERHRDGWGFAWLNEANELQVVKAPEEARRSGSFRFQAENVRARTMITHLRWAYGEGMNVCEENTHPFLKNGAAFEHNGTMNDSRRLLQIVPQHLRDLDGNTDSEVMFRVILSFYEQTGSMEEAIEKTLLEIKNGYTFTGLNFLMLTKEKLYAGCAFHPGTPLLKEEPDLYDLHYSIQDRHIIIASSQWPKAGEWPMLANGEILSIDCKSLETATWKINGWNF; encoded by the coding sequence ATGTGTCGATTGATAGCTTTTGCCTCGCGGGAACCAGTAAACTTCCATGATCTGATCGGCGATTCGTTTCAGGATTTCGTCGAGCTTTCGGAGCGGCATCGGGACGGCTGGGGCTTTGCCTGGCTGAATGAAGCCAACGAGCTGCAAGTTGTCAAGGCGCCCGAGGAAGCAAGAAGGAGCGGATCGTTCCGGTTTCAGGCTGAAAACGTGCGGGCCAGAACCATGATCACGCATCTGCGTTGGGCCTATGGAGAGGGAATGAACGTTTGTGAGGAGAATACGCATCCCTTTTTAAAGAACGGCGCCGCCTTTGAGCACAACGGGACCATGAATGACTCCCGGCGGCTTCTCCAAATCGTTCCTCAGCACCTGCGGGATCTCGACGGCAATACCGACAGCGAGGTCATGTTCCGGGTCATTCTTTCTTTTTACGAACAAACAGGATCTATGGAAGAAGCGATAGAAAAAACGCTTCTGGAAATCAAAAACGGATATACCTTCACCGGCTTGAATTTTCTGATGCTCACAAAAGAAAAGCTGTACGCCGGCTGTGCTTTTCATCCGGGAACGCCTCTTCTGAAAGAAGAGCCCGATTTGTACGATCTGCATTATTCCATTCAGGATCGGCATATCATCATCGCTTCCAGTCAATGGCCGAAGGCCGGGGAATGGCCGATGCTTGCAAACGGGGAAATCCTGTCGATTGATTGCAAGAGTTTGGAAACGGCGACATGGAAAATTAATGGCTGGAATTTCTGA
- a CDS encoding Rieske (2Fe-2S) protein, producing MDSFIPLCKADELPIGEMKAFTVGNRRILLANVSGTYYAMDGECTHECGYLDEGDLEEDTVVCPIHFARFSIITGKVLEGPAEEDAVCYKVEVRNGTVFVSFK from the coding sequence ATGGATTCATTTATACCTCTGTGTAAAGCTGACGAGCTTCCGATCGGCGAAATGAAAGCGTTTACGGTAGGGAATCGGCGTATTTTGCTGGCAAATGTCTCCGGAACCTACTATGCGATGGATGGGGAATGCACTCATGAATGCGGATATTTGGATGAGGGGGATCTTGAAGAGGATACGGTCGTATGCCCTATTCATTTTGCCCGTTTTTCCATTATCACCGGAAAAGTGCTGGAAGGCCCCGCCGAAGAAGATGCGGTCTGCTACAAAGTGGAAGTTCGGAATGGCACTGTGTTTGTAAGTTTTAAATAA
- a CDS encoding cytochrome P450 encodes MNTLEINLENEAFEQSVPHETFAYLRKESPLHWYDWKQGKGFWCLTRHADITETLKNWRQYSSELGGANLEDLDEEQLAARKSMLETDPPRHTRLRGIVSKWFTPKSVEQYETLVRALTKVILDEAFQHEEFDFVEEIAARLPIQVLARILGVPNEDTSKLIAWGDSMIGNSDPDLTDVVWGTPESEKYRMYPFRSPAALEVFDYGHWMAEKRRQSPEDDLVTKLIHSEIDGERLSEREFDTMFLLLVVAGNETTRQAIAHGLHAFIENPDQIARLQQDPSLMPSAVEEILRWASPVLHFRRTAVTDTELYGKTIHAGDKVVMWFASANRDEAVFEDPFRFDIARSPNPHLAFGQGGPHACLGSYLARLEIKVMFEELLPRLHNLSLNGSPVRMRSNFTNALKQMPVRLSK; translated from the coding sequence ATGAATACGCTGGAAATCAATCTGGAGAACGAAGCGTTCGAGCAATCCGTCCCGCATGAAACGTTCGCGTACTTGCGAAAGGAATCTCCATTGCATTGGTATGATTGGAAACAGGGTAAAGGATTTTGGTGTCTTACCCGGCATGCGGACATCACCGAGACCTTGAAAAATTGGAGACAATATTCTTCTGAATTGGGCGGAGCCAATCTGGAAGATTTGGATGAAGAGCAGCTGGCCGCCCGCAAATCGATGCTGGAAACCGATCCGCCGCGCCATACGAGGCTGCGGGGAATTGTCAGCAAGTGGTTCACACCGAAATCGGTGGAGCAGTATGAAACGCTTGTCAGAGCATTGACCAAAGTGATTTTGGATGAAGCGTTTCAGCATGAGGAATTTGATTTTGTCGAGGAAATCGCCGCGCGTTTGCCCATTCAAGTATTGGCCCGTATTTTGGGTGTTCCGAATGAAGATACGTCCAAGCTGATCGCATGGGGCGACAGCATGATCGGCAACAGCGATCCGGATTTGACCGATGTGGTGTGGGGAACTCCGGAATCGGAAAAATACCGCATGTACCCTTTTCGCAGTCCGGCTGCGCTTGAAGTATTCGATTACGGACATTGGATGGCCGAAAAACGCCGTCAAAGTCCGGAAGACGATCTGGTGACCAAACTCATCCATTCCGAGATTGACGGCGAACGGCTCTCGGAGAGGGAATTCGACACGATGTTTCTTTTGCTGGTTGTGGCCGGAAACGAAACGACCCGTCAGGCGATTGCGCATGGACTGCATGCGTTCATCGAAAATCCGGATCAAATTGCGCGATTGCAGCAGGACCCGTCATTGATGCCTTCCGCGGTAGAGGAAATTCTGCGATGGGCATCTCCGGTGCTTCATTTCAGGCGAACGGCAGTCACAGACACGGAATTGTACGGGAAAACGATTCATGCCGGGGACAAAGTGGTGATGTGGTTTGCTTCGGCCAATCGGGATGAAGCGGTGTTCGAGGACCCGTTTCGTTTTGATATCGCCCGCTCTCCCAATCCCCATTTGGCTTTCGGTCAAGGCGGTCCGCATGCGTGTCTCGGTTCCTATCTGGCCCGTTTGGAAATCAAGGTCATGTTTGAGGAATTACTGCCGCGTCTGCACAACTTATCCTTGAACGGAAGTCCTGTCAGAATGCGGTCCAATTTTACGAATGCCTTGAAGCAAATGCCGGTTCGGCTGTCAAAATAG
- a CDS encoding 3-hydroxyacyl-CoA dehydrogenase NAD-binding domain-containing protein, protein MGGGFAHLAASKGFQVILWDMNETLLSKAMDRIDDLL, encoded by the coding sequence ATGGGGGGTGGATTCGCCCATCTGGCGGCATCGAAAGGGTTTCAAGTCATCCTTTGGGATATGAACGAAACTTTGTTGAGCAAAGCGATGGACCGTATCGATGATTTATTGTGA
- a CDS encoding APC family permease — protein MENQEHLGKRTLTFVHAVGQALAIGPIFSAGLLTSLIAVVSGYSTPLAVLLGSIGAIGLAFIIGVFAKRYAGAGAIYEYLTLGANPSFGIFSAGLYFIGSLFLGGGGIYIALGFFSSAFAESYLGMSIPFWLLGAIILLIVFLLNHYGVRLAIRGVLILACISAIPFILLCIVIIASGGADGNTSAVFTTRGTSINGIFYGILFAVTLFIGFEAAASIAEESHMPRKSIPVAVITAVVVSALFYILVTYAAAIGFGHAEIDKGAWANAANPIASLAEQYVGYWLAVVIDLVIILDMISVAIAIMVTCSRGFFALSRDHLLPKWISKTSRHGTPLAGNLIGVGFSAILLIWAAVARWGQAGLPDALQSFFITTAVGSYLIELIYLFLAVAALRLVWKDYQFQAKHLWRYVVIILGLLTPILAFRGSIVPFPEYPNSLAVYIALIIIALVAVWTIGMNIYASDKVKNAALHGLETDINAGDQLISDKGSGENVTV, from the coding sequence ATGGAAAACCAAGAACATTTGGGAAAACGCACGTTAACGTTTGTACATGCGGTGGGGCAAGCATTGGCAATCGGACCGATCTTCTCCGCCGGACTTTTGACAAGCTTGATCGCGGTCGTCTCCGGTTACAGCACGCCGCTGGCCGTACTCTTGGGCAGCATCGGCGCGATCGGCTTGGCTTTCATCATCGGTGTCTTTGCCAAGCGATATGCCGGAGCCGGCGCCATCTATGAATATTTGACTTTAGGTGCAAATCCTTCTTTCGGCATCTTCTCGGCAGGCCTGTATTTTATCGGGTCGCTGTTCCTTGGCGGTGGAGGAATCTATATCGCGCTCGGCTTCTTTTCATCGGCGTTTGCCGAATCCTATTTGGGCATGAGTATTCCTTTCTGGCTATTGGGCGCCATTATTTTGCTGATCGTATTTTTGCTGAATCACTACGGTGTTCGCCTTGCCATTCGCGGCGTCCTGATCCTTGCCTGCATTTCCGCCATTCCTTTCATTTTGCTCTGCATCGTCATCATCGCTTCAGGCGGTGCCGACGGAAATACATCGGCTGTATTTACAACCCGAGGGACGTCGATAAATGGCATTTTTTACGGTATACTGTTTGCTGTAACGTTATTTATCGGTTTTGAAGCCGCCGCATCCATTGCTGAAGAATCCCACATGCCGAGAAAATCGATTCCGGTGGCGGTCATTACCGCGGTTGTGGTGTCAGCGCTGTTTTACATATTGGTTACCTATGCGGCGGCCATCGGCTTTGGTCATGCGGAAATCGACAAGGGTGCCTGGGCCAACGCCGCCAATCCGATTGCGTCGCTGGCCGAACAATATGTGGGTTATTGGCTTGCAGTTGTTATCGATTTGGTTATAATTTTGGATATGATATCCGTAGCCATTGCCATTATGGTCACCTGTTCTCGGGGCTTCTTTGCCTTGTCCAGAGACCATTTGCTGCCGAAATGGATATCCAAAACCTCCCGTCACGGCACTCCCCTTGCGGGTAATCTGATCGGGGTCGGATTTTCCGCCATTTTGCTGATTTGGGCGGCAGTGGCCCGTTGGGGTCAAGCAGGATTGCCCGATGCGCTTCAATCCTTCTTTATTACGACAGCAGTAGGCAGTTACCTGATCGAATTGATTTATTTGTTCCTGGCTGTTGCTGCTCTCCGTCTTGTATGGAAGGACTATCAATTTCAAGCCAAACATTTATGGAGATACGTTGTGATTATTCTCGGCCTGTTAACGCCAATCCTCGCATTTCGCGGTTCGATCGTGCCTTTTCCGGAATATCCGAACAGCTTGGCCGTTTACATTGCCTTGATCATCATCGCTTTAGTGGCCGTTTGGACGATCGGCATGAATATCTATGCCAGCGATAAAGTCAAAAATGCCGCGCTGCATGGACTGGAAACAGATATAAATGCGGGAGATCAATTGATATCGGACAAAGGTTCAGGTGAGAACGTGACCGTTTGA
- a CDS encoding 4-hydroxyphenylacetate 3-hydroxylase family protein, whose protein sequence is MSTDQRVKVAARTGKQFLEGLASQKREIWLDGEKITNPLEHEQLALAAKSMARIYDFQHEHASDLLASSPDDGSLVNATHIIPRSREDLIRRRKAIEMTAALSGGTMGRTPDYLNVTFACFAGRSDVWARRNNETGAANIVNYQKIMRDRDLSTTHALMNPQVDRSKPEAEQAMGEVSLHKVGETDDSIIVRGARMLATLATYADELTVYPGSDLRTVDKPYALSFALPVGTPGLKFVCRGTYAKTKDPFDYPLSHRFDEMDAMVIFDDVEVPKDRVFLDGDTVGYSEVITDTGWRGHIMHQAFTRAYVKLSFAFGLGHVIANATGVVKFDHIQEKLGQMWNMVELTRSAITAAEAGATPDEQGVWCPDDRPFLALRGEMPKWMPKANELLQLIGGGGFMLTPSRADVNGPLKEDIAKYFQAAGADAERRIRLFRLAWDFVGSELGGRGELYERFYLSDSWRMTSLAYKIANKDFATSLVEQFLKD, encoded by the coding sequence ATGAGCACGGATCAACGAGTAAAGGTAGCCGCCCGTACCGGAAAACAGTTTTTGGAAGGCCTAGCGAGCCAGAAGCGGGAAATTTGGTTGGACGGAGAAAAAATCACAAATCCGCTTGAGCACGAACAATTGGCTTTGGCGGCAAAGTCCATGGCTCGAATCTATGATTTTCAACATGAGCATGCAAGCGACTTGCTGGCGTCTTCTCCCGATGACGGAAGTTTGGTGAATGCCACGCATATTATTCCGAGATCGCGCGAGGATTTGATCCGCCGCCGCAAAGCAATTGAAATGACCGCGGCATTGTCCGGCGGAACGATGGGACGCACGCCCGACTATTTGAATGTCACTTTTGCTTGTTTTGCCGGAAGATCCGATGTTTGGGCGCGCAGAAACAACGAAACTGGGGCAGCCAACATCGTCAATTATCAAAAGATCATGCGGGATCGGGATTTGTCAACGACACATGCGCTGATGAACCCGCAAGTAGACCGTTCGAAACCAGAGGCCGAACAGGCGATGGGAGAAGTGTCTCTCCACAAGGTGGGTGAAACCGATGACTCGATTATTGTTCGCGGCGCGCGGATGCTGGCCACGCTTGCCACCTATGCCGATGAGCTGACCGTCTATCCCGGATCGGATTTGCGGACCGTGGATAAGCCGTACGCCTTATCATTCGCCCTTCCTGTCGGAACTCCGGGTTTGAAATTTGTCTGCCGCGGCACTTACGCCAAGACCAAAGATCCGTTCGACTATCCGCTTTCCCACCGATTTGACGAAATGGACGCCATGGTTATTTTTGACGATGTGGAAGTGCCTAAAGACAGAGTATTTCTGGACGGGGATACGGTCGGGTATTCCGAGGTCATCACCGATACCGGATGGCGCGGCCACATCATGCATCAGGCCTTTACGAGAGCTTATGTCAAATTGTCGTTTGCATTTGGATTGGGCCATGTCATTGCCAATGCAACCGGCGTCGTCAAATTTGACCATATTCAGGAAAAGCTTGGTCAAATGTGGAATATGGTGGAACTGACCCGATCCGCCATTACCGCTGCCGAAGCAGGTGCGACTCCGGACGAACAGGGAGTATGGTGTCCCGACGACCGTCCGTTCCTGGCGCTGCGCGGCGAAATGCCCAAATGGATGCCCAAGGCCAATGAATTGCTGCAGTTGATTGGCGGAGGCGGATTCATGCTTACACCGTCCCGTGCGGATGTCAACGGACCTTTGAAAGAAGATATCGCCAAATATTTTCAAGCCGCGGGAGCCGATGCGGAGCGGAGAATCCGGCTGTTCCGCCTGGCCTGGGATTTTGTCGGCTCCGAGCTCGGAGGACGCGGCGAATTGTACGAACGTTTCTATCTTTCCGATTCCTGGCGCATGACATCACTTGCTTATAAAATCGCAAACAAGGATTTTGCTACCTCTCTGGTTGAACAATTTTTGAAAGATTAA
- a CDS encoding fumarylacetoacetate hydrolase family protein has product MKRAKILYDGEPVWGIVEGKWIKLDNEKRVSVLEASYLPPVNPSKIIAVHLSYRSRTVEYQMKQTPPYPSYFMKPPSSLSHHGAAVKRPKGCRFLNYEGEIAIVIGRKCRNVSIDDALSYVAGYTVANDWGLHDFRHADRGSMFRVKGQDGYCPIGPFIVDARDVNPDNMNIRTYVNNVVVQQTNTGSDLLFSFAYMIADIARFITLEPGDVLLSGTPANSRPVEIGDIVEVEVDGIGRLTNTVVEADEEVELVGDPPKISEATLHVALTISEEEAKEQIGKSNGKGFIQ; this is encoded by the coding sequence ATGAAGCGCGCAAAAATTCTGTACGATGGCGAGCCCGTTTGGGGAATTGTGGAAGGCAAATGGATCAAACTGGACAATGAGAAGCGGGTTTCGGTTTTGGAGGCATCCTATCTTCCCCCCGTGAATCCTTCGAAAATTATCGCTGTCCATTTATCCTATCGAAGCCGGACAGTGGAATACCAAATGAAGCAAACCCCGCCTTATCCATCTTACTTCATGAAGCCGCCAAGTTCCTTGTCCCACCATGGAGCGGCTGTAAAAAGACCCAAGGGGTGTAGATTTTTAAATTATGAAGGTGAAATCGCAATCGTGATCGGCAGGAAATGCCGCAATGTCAGTATAGATGATGCGCTTTCTTATGTAGCCGGTTACACGGTTGCAAATGATTGGGGATTGCATGACTTTCGCCACGCAGACCGCGGTTCGATGTTTCGGGTAAAAGGACAGGACGGCTATTGTCCGATCGGCCCTTTTATCGTAGATGCCCGGGATGTGAATCCGGACAACATGAATATACGAACCTATGTCAACAATGTCGTTGTACAGCAAACGAACACCGGAAGCGATCTGCTGTTTTCTTTTGCATATATGATCGCGGACATTGCCAGATTCATCACGCTTGAACCCGGAGACGTTTTGCTTAGCGGAACACCTGCAAATTCCCGGCCTGTGGAAATCGGCGACATCGTGGAAGTCGAGGTGGACGGCATCGGAAGATTGACGAACACAGTCGTTGAAGCGGATGAAGAGGTTGAGCTTGTCGGGGATCCGCCGAAAATCAGCGAAGCCACACTTCACGTTGCTTTGACCATTTCCGAGGAAGAGGCAAAGGAGCAAATCGGCAAATCAAACGGAAAGGGATTTATTCAATGA
- a CDS encoding aldehyde dehydrogenase, which translates to MPINREMLRSMNISEDHYIGGKRIASTDRFEVRSPLDWSEPIANMARGTAEDADRAVSAARQAFPEWASLSAAERGTYLRRLADLIERNTDRIAETECLDVGLLLRSLKARLVNRGAHNFRYYAELAENYEERTWSSKGTVNRVMRMPAGPAVIITPWNAPFMLSTWKTAPALAAGCTVVLKPPEWAPLSCSILASLADEAGLPPGVFNVIQGIGEEVGAALVRHPDVRRIGFTGSPETGRFIAHAGAGNLVPITAELGGKGPFLVFEDCDIEAAAEKAALQYDDAGQVCLAGTRLLVQKSIYDNFASAFFKYTDAHVLGDSREDHTTVAPLIHPDHLQRVEGFVERARANGDKIVRGGHRTSIGGLWYEPTLIEPKSNESEIVQNEVFGPVLTIQTFENEEEAIALANSTKYGLSAIIYTASAERAERVGRAVRAGTVWTNCFLVRDLSAPFGGTGISGIGREGGDYALDFYSDLKTFQVKEGTTE; encoded by the coding sequence GTGCCCATAAATCGTGAAATGCTAAGATCGATGAATATTTCCGAGGATCATTACATTGGAGGAAAGCGAATCGCAAGCACCGACAGATTTGAAGTCCGATCCCCGCTGGATTGGTCGGAACCGATCGCAAATATGGCGAGAGGAACCGCGGAAGATGCCGACCGTGCCGTATCGGCAGCAAGGCAAGCATTTCCGGAATGGGCTTCATTGAGTGCGGCGGAACGTGGAACCTACCTGAGAAGGCTTGCCGATCTGATCGAAAGAAATACGGATCGCATCGCCGAGACTGAATGTCTGGATGTGGGGCTGCTGTTGCGCTCGTTAAAAGCCCGTCTGGTCAATAGGGGGGCGCACAATTTTCGCTATTATGCGGAATTGGCGGAAAATTACGAGGAAAGGACTTGGTCCTCCAAAGGAACGGTAAATCGTGTGATGCGTATGCCGGCAGGCCCTGCAGTCATTATTACGCCGTGGAATGCGCCGTTTATGCTTTCCACCTGGAAAACGGCTCCCGCGCTGGCTGCCGGTTGCACGGTCGTTCTGAAACCGCCGGAATGGGCACCGCTTTCCTGTTCCATTCTCGCAAGCTTGGCCGACGAGGCGGGACTTCCTCCGGGAGTTTTCAATGTGATTCAAGGCATCGGCGAGGAGGTCGGGGCCGCGCTTGTCCGCCACCCCGATGTGCGCCGGATCGGTTTTACGGGTTCTCCGGAAACCGGACGCTTCATTGCGCATGCCGGAGCGGGAAATTTGGTGCCGATTACGGCCGAGCTCGGCGGAAAAGGTCCGTTTCTGGTCTTTGAGGACTGTGATATCGAGGCTGCGGCAGAGAAGGCCGCGCTACAGTATGACGACGCCGGGCAAGTGTGCTTGGCAGGGACCAGGCTGCTTGTTCAGAAATCTATTTATGACAATTTTGCAAGCGCTTTCTTTAAATATACGGATGCCCATGTGTTGGGAGATTCGAGGGAAGACCATACGACGGTGGCGCCGTTGATTCATCCCGACCACCTTCAGCGCGTGGAAGGTTTTGTAGAGCGGGCGCGGGCGAATGGAGACAAGATTGTCAGGGGCGGACACAGAACGTCAATCGGCGGCTTGTGGTATGAGCCCACCTTGATTGAACCTAAAAGCAATGAATCGGAAATTGTGCAAAATGAGGTTTTCGGGCCGGTGCTGACGATCCAAACATTTGAAAATGAAGAGGAGGCCATAGCGCTGGCGAATTCCACCAAATACGGCTTGTCGGCCATCATCTACACCGCGTCGGCAGAGCGGGCCGAGCGTGTGGGAAGAGCGGTTCGGGCCGGCACCGTATGGACCAACTGTTTTCTGGTGAGAGATTTGTCCGCGCCGTTCGGGGGAACCGGAATATCCGGAATCGGCCGTGAAGGCGGGGACTACGCGCTTGATTTTTATTCCGATCTGAAGACCTTTCAAGTCAAGGAGGGGACAACCGAATGA
- a CDS encoding glutamine synthetase family protein, which produces MLTSEKIDDKERLNVLKQQGVKFVRLQFSDLHGISRGKVFPISEMERLPEHGIAFAGAVMTVDLRHNVVAGFETGLPDIIARPDLSTLVQLPWEPEAAWCIANLEKPVSGMPFDVDSRNALKQVIKRYEKIGLSPVVGPELEFYLCKQDGESPEGLKRYLDNDSHVYTTGSFTDPQGILEYLLENAAQLGLKAYAANHEYGRSQFEINLKHSLAMDSADRAFLFKTMIKELSARKGLLATFMGKPWNDDEGSGMHLHISLARKDGSNAFCDPQKPGVLTDLGLHFVAGVLSRSVALTPLLNPTVNSYRRINAKALAPTRVNWGYDNRFTLVRIPNETGAATRVEIRSMDGTANPYLAYAGLLLAGLEGIEKKMQPPKAIEGFLYGLPEEEQGTPLPTSLQEALAALEQDEELRNDLGSEITDTFIVIKKYELDRYNQWVSDWELREYAHHL; this is translated from the coding sequence ATGTTAACTTCTGAAAAAATCGATGACAAAGAACGGTTAAACGTTTTAAAGCAGCAGGGAGTGAAATTTGTTCGTTTGCAGTTTTCGGATTTGCATGGGATTTCCCGCGGCAAGGTGTTTCCGATTTCAGAAATGGAGCGCTTGCCGGAGCACGGAATCGCTTTTGCCGGGGCAGTCATGACTGTAGATCTTCGACACAATGTGGTTGCGGGGTTTGAAACCGGTCTTCCCGATATCATCGCCCGTCCCGATCTTTCCACGCTGGTTCAATTGCCTTGGGAACCGGAAGCGGCATGGTGCATTGCCAACCTTGAAAAGCCGGTTAGCGGGATGCCGTTTGACGTAGATTCCAGAAATGCCTTGAAACAAGTGATCAAAAGATACGAAAAGATCGGTTTGTCGCCCGTTGTCGGACCGGAGCTTGAGTTTTACTTGTGCAAACAGGATGGGGAATCGCCGGAAGGCTTGAAGCGTTATCTTGATAACGACTCTCATGTGTATACGACAGGCAGTTTCACGGATCCGCAGGGCATTTTGGAGTATTTGCTCGAGAATGCGGCTCAGCTTGGACTCAAAGCTTATGCGGCGAATCACGAATACGGCAGAAGCCAGTTTGAAATCAATTTGAAGCATTCGCTTGCGATGGATTCGGCTGACCGGGCGTTCTTATTCAAAACGATGATCAAAGAATTGTCAGCCCGCAAAGGCTTGCTGGCCACATTCATGGGAAAACCGTGGAACGATGATGAAGGCTCGGGGATGCATCTGCATATTTCGCTCGCGAGGAAGGACGGCTCAAATGCGTTTTGTGATCCGCAAAAACCGGGAGTTCTAACCGATCTCGGTCTCCATTTTGTAGCCGGCGTTTTGTCGCGATCCGTAGCTTTGACGCCATTGCTTAACCCCACGGTCAATTCGTACCGCAGAATCAATGCCAAAGCGTTGGCTCCCACAAGGGTAAATTGGGGATATGACAATCGCTTTACATTGGTCCGGATTCCTAATGAAACAGGAGCTGCGACACGTGTGGAAATTCGTTCGATGGACGGTACGGCAAACCCGTATCTGGCTTATGCAGGACTTCTCCTGGCCGGCTTGGAAGGGATCGAAAAGAAGATGCAGCCGCCAAAAGCGATCGAGGGCTTCCTTTATGGCTTGCCCGAGGAAGAACAGGGGACGCCGTTGCCTACCAGTCTGCAGGAAGCTTTGGCAGCTTTGGAGCAGGATGAAGAACTGAGAAACGATTTGGGCAGCGAAATCACCGACACATTCATCGTCATCAAAAAATATGAGCTGGATCGATACAATCAGTGGGTCAGCGATTGGGAACTCAGGGAGTACGCTCATCATCTCTGA